From Paenibacillus sp. PK3_47, the proteins below share one genomic window:
- the metE gene encoding 5-methyltetrahydropteroyltriglutamate--homocysteine S-methyltransferase has translation MANKLITGNLGYPRIGSNREWKKTLESYWSGKINEQDFLAQMAEIQLQHLKAQQQAGITQIPVNDFTFYDHVLDTAAMFGIVPPRYSYDGGQVSLDLYFAMARGSAEAPACEMTKWFNTNYHYIVPEIGSRTPRLTENKPLAAYRFAKAQAGIEGKPVIIGLYTFLKLSKGFPAAEINEVAARFLPVYVQLLQELQQEGVAWVQIDEPAIVAGLTEDDTVLLNTIYGEIAASVPGLQILLQTYFEAAEPLEALLKLPVQGIGLDFVHDKGANLNSIASLGWPEDKWLGAGIIDGRNIWRADLDAKLELVRKLIAYVPAERLILQPSSSLLHVPVTVKGEGRLKVEVKQALAFADEKLAELGLIAAAAADAEAYADALAVSRKALAVFRALPERGRQDVAEQARNLAKLRDSRNLPFAERVKVQQEKWQLPLLPTTTIGSFPQTTEVRQARLKWRKGVWSLERYEGYIRQQIADVITFQEELGLDVLVHGEFERTDMVEFFGEKLAGYLFTQGGWVQSYGSRCVKPPVIYADVAFIEPMTVKESVYAQSLTKLPVKGMLTGPVTILNWSFVRDDLSREEVANQIALALRQEVQALETAGIEMIQVDEPAIREGLPLRAQDHEHYLKWAVKAFRIATTDVKDTTQIHTHMCYSEFNDMISSIAAMDADVISIETSRSHGELIVSFEEQSYDKGIGLGVYDIHSPRIPEVKEMAQNIERALQVLDAAQFWINPDCGLKTRGWTETEAALRNMVQAAEIVREKRGAAVQG, from the coding sequence ATGGCAAATAAACTAATTACAGGCAACCTGGGCTACCCGAGAATCGGCAGCAACCGGGAGTGGAAGAAGACGCTGGAGTCCTACTGGAGCGGTAAAATCAATGAGCAGGATTTTCTTGCGCAGATGGCGGAGATTCAGCTTCAGCATTTGAAGGCGCAGCAGCAGGCCGGGATCACGCAGATTCCGGTGAATGACTTCACCTTCTATGATCATGTGCTGGATACCGCTGCGATGTTCGGGATCGTTCCGCCAAGATACAGCTATGACGGCGGACAAGTCAGTCTTGATCTGTACTTTGCCATGGCGCGCGGCAGTGCAGAGGCTCCTGCCTGCGAGATGACCAAATGGTTCAATACGAATTACCATTACATCGTACCGGAGATCGGGAGCCGGACTCCGCGGCTTACGGAGAACAAGCCGCTGGCGGCTTACCGGTTCGCCAAAGCGCAGGCAGGGATTGAAGGCAAACCCGTGATCATTGGACTTTATACTTTCCTTAAGCTCTCCAAAGGCTTTCCGGCTGCTGAAATTAATGAAGTGGCAGCCCGCTTCCTTCCTGTCTATGTGCAGCTGCTCCAGGAGCTGCAGCAGGAGGGGGTGGCATGGGTACAGATCGATGAGCCTGCCATTGTTGCAGGACTCACAGAAGATGATACCGTACTGCTGAACACGATCTATGGTGAAATTGCGGCATCCGTTCCCGGCCTGCAGATTTTGCTGCAAACGTACTTCGAAGCGGCCGAACCGCTGGAAGCGCTGCTTAAGCTGCCGGTGCAGGGAATCGGCCTGGATTTTGTACATGACAAAGGCGCCAATCTGAACTCCATTGCGTCTTTGGGCTGGCCGGAGGACAAATGGCTGGGAGCGGGTATTATCGACGGGCGGAATATCTGGCGCGCGGATCTGGATGCCAAGCTTGAGCTTGTCCGCAAGCTGATTGCCTATGTGCCGGCGGAACGTTTGATCCTCCAGCCGTCCTCCAGCCTTCTGCATGTGCCTGTAACCGTCAAGGGCGAGGGCAGGCTGAAGGTGGAAGTGAAGCAGGCGCTGGCCTTTGCTGATGAGAAGCTGGCAGAGCTTGGCCTGATTGCTGCTGCAGCGGCCGATGCAGAGGCGTATGCAGACGCTCTGGCTGTGAGCCGCAAGGCGCTTGCTGTATTCCGGGCACTGCCGGAGAGAGGCCGTCAGGATGTGGCAGAACAGGCCAGGAATCTGGCCAAGCTTCGGGACAGCCGGAACTTGCCTTTTGCAGAGCGCGTTAAGGTGCAGCAGGAGAAATGGCAGCTGCCGCTGCTGCCCACTACAACCATCGGAAGCTTTCCGCAGACAACGGAGGTGCGGCAGGCACGGCTGAAATGGCGGAAGGGTGTATGGAGTCTGGAGCGATATGAAGGATATATCCGCCAGCAGATCGCGGATGTGATTACCTTCCAGGAAGAACTGGGTCTGGATGTGCTGGTGCACGGGGAATTTGAGCGTACCGATATGGTAGAGTTTTTCGGGGAAAAGCTGGCGGGTTACCTCTTTACCCAAGGCGGCTGGGTGCAGTCCTACGGCTCCCGCTGTGTTAAACCGCCGGTCATTTATGCTGATGTTGCCTTCATCGAACCGATGACCGTTAAGGAAAGTGTCTATGCCCAGTCGCTGACTAAGCTCCCGGTCAAAGGGATGCTGACCGGGCCGGTGACGATCCTCAACTGGTCCTTCGTACGGGACGACCTCAGCCGGGAAGAGGTGGCCAACCAGATCGCTCTTGCGCTGCGTCAGGAGGTACAGGCTCTGGAAACAGCCGGCATCGAGATGATCCAGGTTGATGAACCTGCCATCCGCGAAGGACTTCCGCTAAGGGCGCAGGACCATGAGCATTATCTGAAATGGGCGGTTAAAGCTTTCCGGATCGCGACGACTGATGTCAAGGATACAACGCAGATACATACGCATATGTGCTACAGTGAGTTCAATGATATGATTTCCTCTATCGCCGCCATGGATGCAGACGTCATCTCTATTGAAACCTCGCGCAGTCACGGGGAGCTGATTGTCAGCTTCGAGGAACAATCCTATGACAAGGGCATTGGACTGGGAGTATATGATATCCACAGCCCGCGGATACCGGAAGTGAAGGAAATGGCCCAGAATATTGAACGCGCGCTGCAGGTGCTGGATGCCGCACAGTTCTGGATTAATCCGGACTGCGGACTGAAGACACGCGGCTGGACAGAGACGGAGGCGGCACTGCGCAATATGGTCCAGGCTGCGGAGATTGTCCGAGAGAAGCGGGGCGCGGCTGTGCAGGGCTAG
- a CDS encoding undecaprenyl-diphosphate phosphatase, with protein sequence MDLLTIIKAIILGIVEGLTEFAPVSSTGHMIIVDDMWLKSQEFLGKYAANTFKVVIQLGSILAVVVIFRNRFIDLLGLKRFSSKELAAVPDGLPKEETQGRLKLAQVIVGLIPAGVLGLLFEDYIDEHLFSTSTVLIGLVVGAIFMIIADRFAPKKAKIETVDQITYKQALSVGLIQCISLWPGFSRSGSTISGGVLLGMSHRAAADFTFIMAVPIMAGASLISLVKNWEYFTMDALPFFIVGFISAFVFALVSMRFFLKLINRIKLLPFAIYRIVLAGVVYLIWF encoded by the coding sequence ATGGATCTGCTCACTATTATTAAAGCCATTATTCTGGGAATTGTCGAAGGACTGACGGAGTTTGCTCCGGTGTCCTCGACAGGGCATATGATTATCGTGGATGATATGTGGCTCAAATCGCAGGAGTTCCTGGGCAAGTATGCAGCCAATACCTTCAAAGTCGTCATTCAGCTGGGCTCGATCCTCGCGGTTGTTGTAATCTTCCGTAACCGGTTCATTGATCTGCTGGGCCTCAAACGCTTCAGCAGCAAGGAGCTCGCAGCTGTACCGGACGGACTGCCTAAGGAAGAGACGCAGGGCCGCCTGAAGCTGGCACAGGTTATTGTCGGACTTATTCCTGCCGGTGTGCTGGGACTCTTATTCGAGGATTACATCGATGAGCATCTGTTCTCAACGTCAACTGTGCTTATCGGTCTTGTAGTCGGAGCTATTTTTATGATTATTGCCGACCGGTTTGCGCCGAAGAAAGCGAAAATTGAGACTGTGGATCAAATTACATACAAGCAGGCGCTGTCCGTGGGTCTGATCCAGTGTATCTCATTGTGGCCGGGCTTCTCACGCTCCGGGTCAACCATCTCCGGCGGCGTGCTGCTGGGAATGAGCCACCGTGCCGCCGCTGACTTTACCTTTATCATGGCAGTTCCGATTATGGCCGGGGCAAGCCTGATTTCACTGGTCAAAAACTGGGAGTACTTCACAATGGATGCCCTGCCGTTTTTTATCGTTGGGTTTATCAGCGCATTTGTGTTCGCGCTGGTGTCCATGCGGTTTTTCCTCAAGCTGATCAACCGGATCAAGCTGCTGCCGTTCGCCATCTACCGGATTGTGCTCGCAGGTGTGGTTTACCTGATCTGGTTCTAA
- a CDS encoding DedA family protein, producing the protein MKTWITDFMEQFGYIGIFLMLALENIFPPIPSEVILPFGGFMTTTSDLTIPGVLIASTLGSLVGAVILYWIGRMLDVSRLEKIVDRWGGIIRIKKSDIRKADAWFDKYGYWTVLFCRMIPLVRSLISIPAGMSGMKFGLFMLFTTIGTLGWNVLLVLLGAALGESWEDIAVYMDAYSNVVYVLIAAALVLFGFLYFRKRQRDAKTANNAE; encoded by the coding sequence ATGAAAACATGGATTACTGATTTTATGGAGCAGTTTGGTTATATCGGTATATTTCTGATGCTCGCTCTGGAAAATATTTTTCCGCCGATTCCTTCAGAGGTCATTCTTCCGTTCGGCGGATTTATGACTACAACCTCCGATTTAACCATCCCGGGTGTACTGATTGCTTCGACGCTGGGGTCCCTGGTGGGGGCAGTCATCCTTTACTGGATTGGCCGCATGCTGGATGTGAGCCGGCTGGAGAAAATTGTTGACCGCTGGGGCGGCATCATCCGGATCAAAAAAAGCGATATCCGCAAGGCGGACGCCTGGTTTGACAAGTACGGATACTGGACGGTGCTGTTCTGCCGGATGATTCCTCTGGTGCGCAGTCTGATCTCAATACCGGCGGGAATGTCGGGGATGAAATTTGGTTTGTTCATGCTGTTCACAACGATCGGTACACTGGGCTGGAACGTTCTGCTGGTGCTGCTCGGCGCTGCGCTGGGCGAATCCTGGGAAGACATTGCCGTTTACATGGACGCGTACTCCAATGTTGTGTATGTATTGATTGCAGCGGCGCTCGTATTGTTCGGTTTTCTGTATTTCCGCAAACGGCAGCGGGATGCCAAAACTGCGAATAATGCGGAATAA
- a CDS encoding FtsX-like permease family protein, with amino-acid sequence MTFRQFAYRNVSRNKRKYAAYFVSSAFSVMIFFLCALFIFHPDISRDMILGTAANTMMAAEAIIFVFCSLFVLVSVGSFLQSRKLEFGILLMHGMTKRQLNSMVFLENMMIGSSAILTGTLLGLLLGKLFLMIGSGFLGIQPLDFYLSWHAPVLTICSFVLLFMLISFSTFAFIGNESLRGLFQGGRKGDAEPRVSGLLAGVSAVLLAGGYVLAAGTTAASVERMMLPVVAITVTGTYLFYTQLSIFVVKYIKKLRRFYWRRTRMVTFSGLSYRWKDNGRMFFMVTIVSAVSFTSVGVFASIHTLSRELQLDYPAAVGYVAKGGYPSAAAEQHLRGIRAELAQLGLHYKELSIPIKYAQVDSQTGPDRTERLPLMAYSDYRLALQYADFTSREQALQENEGLVMIGSQRDRSLTTDRVLAAYTLTRGVKLQEVGYTEHVPVAEYLLPELDGKDGGDFSGLVVSDRLFSEIVPVQSDVYTGFYVDHFPQTVGVASELADNGKMSYEKNAPYAVVISGTVFEIQRTLYNTMLFASLLVGTIFFIAAGSFLYFRLYMDLDHDRLQYSTLFKMGLTDKELDRTVTLQLALLFFVPVGLAVLHSLFAFIALQRLFYLSIAYETGAVLLGYLAAQGLYFFFIRSRYLRNLKKNLI; translated from the coding sequence ATGACCTTTCGGCAGTTCGCTTATAGGAATGTCTCGCGGAACAAGCGCAAATACGCCGCCTATTTTGTAAGCAGTGCGTTTTCCGTGATGATTTTCTTCCTGTGCGCGCTCTTCATCTTTCATCCGGATATCTCCCGGGACATGATTCTCGGGACTGCGGCGAACACCATGATGGCTGCCGAGGCAATCATTTTCGTTTTTTGTTCCCTGTTCGTGCTGGTGTCGGTCGGCTCCTTTCTGCAGTCGCGCAAGCTGGAGTTCGGCATCCTGCTGATGCATGGAATGACCAAGCGCCAATTGAACAGCATGGTGTTTCTGGAAAATATGATGATCGGCAGCTCCGCGATTCTGACGGGCACGCTGCTCGGGCTGCTGCTGGGCAAGCTGTTTCTGATGATCGGCTCAGGCTTTCTGGGTATCCAGCCGCTGGATTTCTATCTGTCCTGGCATGCTCCGGTGCTCACCATCTGCAGCTTCGTGCTGCTGTTCATGCTGATCTCGTTCTCTACCTTTGCCTTTATCGGCAATGAGTCGCTGCGGGGCCTGTTCCAGGGAGGACGCAAGGGCGATGCTGAGCCCCGGGTGTCGGGACTTCTTGCAGGGGTCTCGGCAGTGCTGCTCGCCGGAGGGTACGTTCTCGCCGCCGGGACTACAGCGGCTTCTGTGGAGCGGATGATGCTGCCGGTGGTGGCCATTACGGTTACAGGTACCTATTTGTTCTACACTCAGCTCAGTATTTTTGTTGTGAAGTATATAAAAAAGCTCCGCCGGTTCTATTGGCGCCGGACGCGCATGGTCACCTTCTCCGGATTGTCTTACCGCTGGAAGGACAACGGGCGGATGTTCTTTATGGTGACGATTGTCTCGGCAGTCTCCTTTACCTCGGTAGGGGTGTTTGCCTCTATACACACGCTCTCCAGGGAACTGCAGCTTGATTATCCGGCAGCTGTCGGGTATGTGGCCAAAGGGGGTTATCCAAGCGCTGCTGCAGAGCAGCATTTGCGCGGAATACGGGCTGAGCTGGCACAACTGGGTCTGCATTACAAGGAACTTTCCATTCCGATCAAATATGCGCAGGTAGACTCACAGACCGGGCCGGACCGGACGGAGCGCCTTCCCCTGATGGCCTACAGCGATTACAGGCTGGCACTGCAGTATGCGGATTTCACTTCCCGTGAGCAGGCTCTGCAGGAGAATGAGGGGCTTGTTATGATCGGCTCCCAGCGGGACCGCAGTCTGACAACGGACCGGGTGCTAGCGGCTTATACGCTGACCCGGGGAGTAAAGCTTCAGGAGGTTGGCTACACGGAACACGTGCCGGTTGCCGAGTATCTCCTGCCGGAGCTGGACGGCAAGGACGGCGGAGATTTCAGCGGACTGGTCGTCAGCGACAGGCTGTTCAGCGAGATTGTCCCGGTGCAGAGCGATGTATATACCGGATTCTATGTGGATCATTTTCCGCAAACGGTGGGGGTTGCTTCAGAGCTTGCTGACAATGGCAAGATGTCCTACGAAAAAAATGCTCCCTATGCGGTTGTCATCAGCGGCACAGTGTTTGAAATCCAGCGGACTCTGTACAACACCATGCTGTTTGCTTCGCTGCTGGTCGGCACAATCTTTTTTATCGCAGCAGGCAGCTTCCTGTATTTCCGGCTCTATATGGATCTGGATCATGACCGCCTACAGTATTCCACTCTTTTCAAAATGGGCCTGACCGACAAGGAGCTGGACCGGACGGTGACGCTGCAGCTGGCCTTACTGTTTTTTGTACCGGTAGGACTTGCTGTTCTGCACAGCCTGTTTGCTTTTATTGCCCTGCAGCGGCTGTTCTATCTGTCGATTGCCTACGAGACAGGGGCGGTTCTGCTGGGGTATCTGGCGGCTCAGGGCCTTTACTTCTTTTTTATACGCAGCCGTTATTTGCGCAACCTGAAGAAAAATCTGATTTGA
- a CDS encoding ABC transporter ATP-binding protein has translation MPIVDVHNLSRIYEGKVSIHALNHIRFAVEKGEFVGIMGPSGSGKTTLLNVIATIDEPTSGEVMINGVNPNQLGRTEKALFRRKELGFVFQHFNLLDTLTVEENIVLPLTLAGLPLAEMEQRLAEAAERLGLKSLLHKRTNEISGGQMQRVAIARAMIHRPALILADEPTGSLDSKAAGEIMTLLAEVNEAEGATVLMVTHDAVAASFCHRVIFIKDGRFYNEMYRGSSRAAFFQNIIDMLSLLGGASHDLSAVRL, from the coding sequence TTGCCCATAGTAGATGTACATAATTTATCCAGAATATACGAGGGCAAGGTATCGATTCACGCGCTGAACCACATCCGTTTTGCCGTGGAAAAAGGAGAGTTTGTCGGTATTATGGGCCCGTCAGGCAGCGGGAAAACTACGCTGCTTAACGTTATTGCAACTATAGATGAACCTACATCAGGCGAGGTCATGATTAATGGGGTTAATCCCAATCAACTGGGACGCACAGAGAAGGCGCTGTTCCGCCGCAAGGAGCTGGGCTTCGTCTTTCAGCATTTCAATCTGCTGGATACGCTGACTGTAGAAGAGAATATTGTGCTGCCCCTGACCCTTGCCGGCCTTCCTCTGGCGGAAATGGAGCAGAGACTGGCAGAAGCGGCAGAACGTCTCGGGCTTAAATCCCTGCTGCATAAGCGGACCAATGAAATATCCGGCGGCCAGATGCAGCGGGTGGCGATTGCCCGGGCGATGATTCACCGTCCGGCGCTGATTCTGGCAGATGAGCCGACCGGCAGTCTGGATTCCAAAGCGGCAGGCGAAATTATGACGCTTCTGGCCGAGGTGAATGAAGCGGAAGGGGCCACCGTGCTGATGGTCACACATGATGCGGTGGCGGCGAGCTTTTGCCACCGGGTGATTTTTATCAAAGACGGGCGTTTCTACAATGAGATGTACCGGGGCAGCAGCCGGGCGGCCTTCTTCCAGAACATCATCGACATGCTGTCGCTGCTGGGAGGAGCCAGCCATGACCTTTCGGCAGTTCGCTTATAG
- a CDS encoding NADH:flavin oxidoreductase/NADH oxidase, whose protein sequence is MKDLFTPYELKDLKLKNRVVMPPMCQYSVSSKDGIATDWHYNHYVSRAVGGTGLIIVEMTDVEPDGRITDYDLGIWSDEHIPALARIVDACHAHGAKMGIQIGHAGRKAEDAEVPVSSSSVPFNAQSKTPRELTTAEVKDMVNKFRLGVKRAVQAGFDVIELHGAHGYLIHQFHSPLTNLRTDEYGQDLTLFGREVIAAAKSEMPEGMPLIMRISAQEYVEGGYGIKESVEFSKAYKEAGADIFHISAGGEGDIAAAGRPGTHAAYQVPLARAIKEQLDVPVIAVGRLDDAVLANAVIGNEEADLVAVGRGMLRNPYWTLEAGAELGKNPGLPQQYEAGFPRIRG, encoded by the coding sequence ATGAAAGATCTGTTCACACCTTATGAACTAAAAGATTTAAAGCTGAAAAACCGCGTGGTTATGCCGCCAATGTGCCAGTACTCGGTCAGCAGCAAGGATGGAATCGCTACAGACTGGCACTATAATCACTATGTAAGCCGGGCTGTCGGCGGAACCGGGCTGATCATTGTGGAAATGACCGATGTTGAACCGGACGGCCGGATTACCGATTATGACCTCGGCATCTGGTCCGATGAGCATATTCCTGCCCTGGCGCGAATTGTGGATGCCTGCCATGCGCACGGTGCCAAGATGGGCATTCAAATCGGCCATGCCGGACGCAAAGCCGAAGACGCAGAGGTTCCGGTATCCTCCTCTTCTGTTCCGTTCAACGCCCAGTCCAAGACGCCGCGGGAATTGACCACTGCTGAAGTGAAGGACATGGTCAACAAATTCCGCCTGGGTGTAAAACGGGCTGTGCAAGCCGGCTTTGATGTTATTGAGCTGCACGGGGCACACGGATATCTGATCCACCAGTTCCACTCCCCGCTGACCAACCTCCGAACGGATGAATACGGCCAGGATCTCACCCTGTTCGGCAGAGAAGTCATTGCTGCTGCGAAGAGTGAAATGCCTGAAGGCATGCCGCTGATCATGCGGATCTCCGCGCAGGAATACGTCGAGGGCGGCTACGGAATTAAGGAAAGCGTGGAATTCAGCAAAGCTTACAAGGAAGCAGGAGCCGACATTTTCCACATCAGTGCAGGCGGTGAAGGAGACATCGCTGCAGCAGGCAGACCGGGAACACATGCCGCATATCAGGTTCCGCTGGCCCGGGCCATCAAAGAGCAGCTGGATGTTCCGGTCATTGCGGTAGGCCGCCTGGATGATGCTGTCCTTGCGAATGCTGTAATCGGTAATGAAGAAGCGGACCTCGTAGCTGTCGGACGGGGCATGCTGCGCAATCCGTACTGGACGCTGGAAGCAGGCGCAGAGCTTGGTAAAAACCCCGGACTTCCGCAGCAGTACGAAGCCGGTTTTCCAAGAATCAGAGGTTAA
- a CDS encoding MarR family transcriptional regulator, which yields MNKSNAEDLITSWLSFTHIQMNVANELEARLQENYQLSLKEFYLLLFLSEAPEKKLKLQQLESMVGLSQSAVSRLVSRFEAKGCGALERKSCDSDRRSIYTSLTAIGQAKVDKAKVTVNEVLAQAFPLAEAEELLGQLQGLKQK from the coding sequence ATGAACAAATCAAATGCTGAAGACCTGATAACCAGCTGGTTATCCTTCACTCATATACAGATGAATGTAGCTAACGAACTTGAAGCGAGGCTTCAGGAGAATTATCAGCTGTCTCTAAAAGAATTTTATCTGCTGCTCTTTCTGTCCGAGGCACCGGAGAAAAAGCTGAAGCTGCAGCAGCTGGAGTCCATGGTCGGTCTCAGCCAGAGCGCTGTATCGCGGCTTGTCAGCCGTTTTGAGGCCAAGGGCTGCGGTGCGCTTGAGCGTAAATCCTGTGACAGTGACCGCAGAAGCATCTATACCTCGCTCACGGCTATAGGCCAGGCCAAGGTAGACAAGGCCAAGGTTACAGTAAATGAGGTTCTCGCCCAGGCCTTTCCGCTGGCTGAAGCGGAGGAGCTGCTTGGACAGCTGCAGGGTCTGAAGCAGAAATAG
- a CDS encoding PQ-loop domain-containing transporter, which yields MIFSIMQLAGGLILSLGWIPQIVQILRTRSVADLSLKSYLLMLLGIGLMEAYAIDLARTGAGLAFLITNTMSLSVVATVIILILRYRSGSKS from the coding sequence ATGATCTTTTCAATTATGCAGCTGGCCGGCGGCCTTATTCTTTCACTTGGCTGGATTCCGCAGATTGTGCAGATTCTACGAACCCGGTCTGTCGCAGACTTAAGCCTGAAATCGTATCTGCTGATGCTTCTGGGAATCGGTCTTATGGAGGCCTATGCGATTGATCTGGCTAGAACCGGCGCCGGCCTCGCCTTTTTGATTACGAACACAATGTCCCTATCTGTTGTAGCCACTGTTATTATACTGATCCTGCGGTACCGTTCGGGAAGCAAGAGCTGA
- a CDS encoding sensor histidine kinase has protein sequence MKLFIREQTPLIAVYFAQLLIITLVYRLDGGSGLNVSIYAGLLSTVLLLGYLAFRYLTNRSFYERLESTPATLEESGGPAQGSPLAESLSRLLARQFRLYQNDLHSYRHKLEEHIHFINQWVHGMKTPLSVIHLIIQDKDGPHFTAIGDELDRLKKGLDTVLYTARLDTFEHDFYVEQLELMAVVRSVTSEQKRLFIRKRVFPSISVESGITITSDEKWLSFVLTQLITNALRYTVEEGRMVYFHGYLNAQGRAVLEVRDEGVGIPAGDLPRVFDAYFTGVNGRSFQESTGMGLYLVRQICGKLGHEVEITSEVGKGTAVRIIF, from the coding sequence GTGAAGTTATTTATCCGTGAACAGACACCGCTGATTGCCGTTTATTTCGCACAGCTGCTGATCATCACGCTCGTATACCGGCTGGACGGCGGCAGCGGGCTGAATGTCAGTATATATGCCGGTCTGCTGAGTACCGTTCTCCTGCTCGGTTATCTTGCCTTCCGTTATCTTACTAACAGATCCTTCTATGAGCGGCTGGAAAGCACGCCGGCAACACTTGAGGAATCCGGCGGTCCTGCACAGGGGTCGCCTCTGGCAGAGAGTCTGAGCAGACTGCTGGCCCGGCAGTTCAGGCTCTACCAGAATGACCTGCACAGCTACCGCCATAAGCTGGAGGAGCATATCCATTTTATCAACCAGTGGGTGCATGGCATGAAGACTCCGCTGTCGGTCATTCATCTGATTATCCAGGACAAGGACGGACCGCATTTTACGGCTATCGGCGATGAGCTGGACCGGCTGAAAAAAGGGCTGGATACGGTGCTCTACACCGCCCGCCTCGATACGTTTGAACATGATTTTTATGTAGAGCAGCTTGAGCTCATGGCCGTTGTGCGCAGTGTAACTTCGGAACAGAAGCGGCTGTTCATCCGCAAGCGCGTATTTCCGTCGATATCCGTAGAGAGCGGCATAACCATCACTTCAGATGAGAAATGGCTGTCGTTTGTGCTGACCCAGCTGATTACCAATGCGCTGCGGTACACGGTGGAGGAGGGGCGGATGGTTTATTTTCACGGATACCTGAACGCACAGGGCAGAGCGGTGCTGGAGGTCCGTGACGAGGGCGTGGGCATTCCGGCTGGAGACCTGCCGCGTGTGTTCGATGCGTATTTTACCGGTGTGAACGGCCGGAGTTTTCAGGAATCCACAGGGATGGGGCTGTATCTGGTGCGGCAAATTTGCGGCAAGCTGGGGCATGAAGTGGAGATTACCTCTGAGGTGGGGAAGGGTACGGCAGTGCGGATAATTTTTTGA
- a CDS encoding response regulator transcription factor, whose protein sequence is MFKIFIIEDDRGLVTLLQDYLHKFGYETRAVSDFETVKAQFEDFAPHLVLLDVNLPKFDGYYWCRQIRGISTCPVLFISARDGKMDQVMALENGADDYITKPFDYEIAMAKIKSHLRRAYGSYAGGSNERSLTVSGLMLDVERLVLSRGSIKIDLSHTEAKILDELMKKEGVIVTRDRLLEKIWDDQAFVDDNTLNVYVTRVRKKLGALDIQDGLQTVRGQGYRLNANWGDE, encoded by the coding sequence ATGTTTAAAATTTTTATTATTGAAGATGACCGGGGGCTGGTCACTCTGCTTCAGGATTATTTACATAAGTTTGGCTATGAGACACGGGCGGTGAGTGATTTTGAGACGGTAAAAGCCCAGTTTGAAGACTTCGCCCCGCATCTGGTACTGCTGGATGTCAACCTGCCCAAATTCGACGGGTATTACTGGTGCCGCCAGATCCGCGGGATTTCAACCTGTCCGGTGCTGTTCATCTCTGCCCGTGACGGCAAAATGGACCAGGTGATGGCCCTGGAGAACGGGGCGGATGATTATATCACCAAGCCGTTTGATTATGAGATTGCCATGGCCAAAATCAAAAGCCATCTCCGCCGCGCCTACGGCTCTTATGCCGGAGGCAGCAATGAGCGTAGCCTTACCGTGTCCGGCCTGATGCTGGATGTAGAGCGCCTGGTCTTGTCCCGCGGCAGCATAAAGATCGATCTCAGCCACACGGAAGCCAAAATTCTCGATGAGCTGATGAAAAAAGAGGGAGTCATCGTCACCCGCGACCGGCTGCTGGAGAAAATCTGGGATGACCAGGCGTTTGTCGATGATAACACGCTGAATGTCTATGTTACCCGTGTGCGCAAAAAGCTGGGTGCGCTGGACATACAGGACGGACTGCAGACTGTGCGCGGCCAGGGGTACCGGTTAAACGCCAATTGGGGAGATGAGTAG
- a CDS encoding transposase, producing MRMKEDHMRNGQLKPGYNVQIGTENQFILAYSLHQRPTDFRCLQPHMEKAQQLLGKRPKTVNADAGYGSEENYAYLEKEEMQAVVKYGSYHEEKSKAWKTNAGKIENWTYDETKDHWTCLAGQTLHFRKESTEILASGNREVVVSLERLRYQKQAQERLQSEEGYLLAVRRMTEPESVFGQLKNNRGFRRFLLRGMEKVTLEVGWLSLAHNLLKQAENDQKRRAAILQ from the coding sequence ATGCGGATGAAAGAAGACCACATGCGAAATGGCCAGTTGAAACCGGGATACAATGTGCAAATCGGTACCGAAAACCAATTTATTTTAGCCTACAGCCTACACCAAAGACCCACCGACTTCCGCTGTTTACAGCCGCATATGGAAAAAGCGCAACAACTCCTCGGAAAACGGCCAAAGACGGTCAATGCGGATGCAGGTTACGGCAGCGAGGAAAACTACGCCTATCTGGAAAAGGAAGAGATGCAGGCGGTGGTGAAGTACGGTAGCTACCACGAGGAAAAGAGCAAAGCATGGAAAACAAATGCCGGAAAGATAGAAAACTGGACGTACGACGAAACAAAGGACCACTGGACATGCCTGGCCGGACAGACGCTGCATTTCCGCAAAGAGAGCACCGAAATCTTAGCAAGTGGAAATCGGGAAGTCGTGGTGAGCTTGGAGCGCTTACGGTACCAGAAGCAAGCTCAGGAACGACTGCAAAGCGAGGAAGGGTACCTCTTGGCTGTACGTCGAATGACGGAGCCGGAAAGCGTATTTGGACAACTGAAGAACAACCGGGGGTTCCGGCGTTTTCTACTTCGCGGCATGGAAAAAGTGACACTCGAGGTCGGTTGGCTTTCGCTCGCCCACAATCTATTGAAACAAGCTGAAAATGACCAAAAACGCAGAGCAGCGATTCTCCAATAA